One window of the Pseudarthrobacter sp. ATCC 49987 genome contains the following:
- a CDS encoding dihydroxyacetone kinase family protein encodes MTRIFNDPSDFAEEALAGFCDLHSDLVRQVPGGAVRRRRSVNPKVAVLAGGGSGHYPAFAGLIGAGLADGAVVGNIFTSPSAQQAYSVAKTAENGAGVVFAYGNYAGDVMNFGMASERLAAEGIAVENVLVTDDIASAPPSESGKRRGIAGDFTVFKVMGAAAEAGAGLADVVRIGRKANDLTRSIGSAFHGCTFPGAEAPLFTLADRKMGLGLGIHGEPGLFDTALPPARELGQELVSRVLAETPHGSGRRIAVILNGLGATKHEELFVLWLTVAPLLRAAGYTLVMPEVGELVTSLDMAGVSLTVTWLDEELEPLWTAPAETPAYRRGAVLLPTGAASDDETVDDAAGADSFEAGDGSRAYAGNCVAALGAAREALHDAELRLGDLDAVAGDGDHGRGMVRGIDAAAAAAAGALVRGAGAGAVLIAAGDAWADKAGGTSGVLWGAGLRAFGESLGNQGAPGVDELSDAVQSFGSRIVELGKAETGDKTMVDALIPFTEEFRRLAEGKGAPGLMWAEASAAATAAAAATAALRPRKGRARPLAEKSVGTPDPGATSLAMIFSVMGPHLTAVRQPAGARS; translated from the coding sequence ATGACCAGAATATTCAACGACCCTTCCGACTTTGCCGAGGAAGCCCTCGCCGGCTTCTGCGACCTCCACTCGGATCTGGTCCGGCAAGTGCCGGGCGGTGCCGTCCGCCGCCGCCGCTCCGTCAACCCCAAAGTTGCTGTGCTGGCCGGCGGCGGCTCAGGCCACTATCCGGCCTTCGCCGGACTCATTGGCGCCGGGCTGGCCGACGGCGCCGTGGTGGGAAACATCTTCACCTCGCCTTCGGCGCAGCAGGCGTATTCCGTGGCGAAGACCGCGGAGAACGGCGCCGGCGTCGTCTTCGCCTACGGAAACTATGCCGGCGACGTGATGAATTTCGGGATGGCCAGCGAACGGCTGGCCGCTGAAGGGATCGCGGTGGAGAACGTTCTGGTGACGGATGACATCGCCAGCGCCCCGCCATCGGAGTCCGGCAAGCGCCGCGGCATCGCCGGGGACTTCACCGTCTTCAAGGTCATGGGGGCTGCTGCCGAGGCGGGGGCGGGCCTGGCCGACGTTGTCCGGATTGGCCGCAAGGCAAACGACCTCACCCGGAGCATCGGGAGCGCCTTCCACGGCTGCACTTTCCCGGGAGCAGAGGCGCCCCTGTTCACGCTTGCGGACAGGAAAATGGGCCTGGGCCTGGGAATCCACGGCGAGCCGGGACTCTTCGACACGGCGCTGCCACCCGCGAGGGAGCTCGGCCAGGAACTTGTTTCCCGGGTGCTCGCGGAAACGCCCCATGGCTCCGGCCGGCGGATCGCCGTGATCCTCAACGGGCTCGGAGCCACCAAGCACGAAGAGCTGTTTGTGCTGTGGCTGACCGTCGCCCCGCTGCTGCGGGCCGCAGGGTACACACTCGTGATGCCGGAGGTCGGCGAGCTGGTGACCAGCCTGGACATGGCCGGCGTCTCGCTGACCGTCACGTGGCTGGATGAGGAGCTCGAACCGCTGTGGACGGCCCCGGCGGAAACACCCGCCTACAGGCGCGGCGCGGTGCTCCTCCCGACGGGGGCCGCGTCCGACGACGAGACCGTCGACGATGCCGCCGGCGCTGACTCGTTCGAGGCCGGGGACGGTTCGCGTGCGTACGCCGGCAACTGCGTCGCTGCCCTCGGCGCCGCCCGGGAAGCGCTGCATGACGCCGAACTGCGGTTGGGTGACCTCGATGCTGTTGCCGGGGACGGAGACCACGGGCGGGGAATGGTCCGCGGAATCGACGCGGCAGCCGCCGCCGCTGCGGGGGCCCTGGTCCGGGGTGCGGGTGCCGGTGCTGTGCTCATCGCGGCGGGTGACGCCTGGGCGGACAAGGCCGGCGGCACCTCCGGTGTGTTGTGGGGCGCGGGCCTGCGGGCCTTCGGCGAGTCCCTGGGCAACCAGGGTGCCCCCGGGGTGGACGAGCTTTCCGACGCGGTTCAGTCCTTTGGATCCCGGATTGTTGAGCTGGGCAAGGCCGAGACCGGTGATAAGACCATGGTGGATGCCCTGATCCCGTTCACGGAAGAGTTCCGCCGGCTGGCGGAAGGAAAAGGCGCACCGGGGCTGATGTGGGCGGAAGCATCCGCGGCGGCCACAGCCGCGGCGGCGGCAACCGCAGCCCTGCGTCCGCGCAAGGGACGCGCCCGGCCGCTCGCGGAAAAGAGCGTGGGGACTCCCGATCCGGGGGCCACCTCCCTGGCGATGATCTTCAGCGTCATGGGACCGCACCTTACCGCGGTCCGGCAGCCGGCGGGGGCACGCTCATGA
- a CDS encoding SDR family NAD(P)-dependent oxidoreductase, translated as MSNTIQRTAVLTGATSDRGIGITTARRYANDGWAVVILDLDGEKSAKVAADIGNEFNVPAFGHEIDVASEDSVNAAYRAVAAEVCSGHLPPVGALANIAGITSPVPFLETTLELWNKVMAVNSTGTYLVTKAFLPDMIASGWGRIVNMSSVSAQRGGGVFGKVPYSAAKAAILGFTKALAREIGSTGVTVNAITPGAVDTNIRVGSTDEQEAAINAGIPVGRNASTEEIAAVITFLSSEESAYLTGTTIDINGGSHIH; from the coding sequence ATGAGCAACACCATCCAGCGCACCGCCGTCCTGACCGGAGCCACCTCGGACCGGGGCATCGGCATCACCACCGCACGCCGCTACGCCAACGACGGCTGGGCCGTCGTGATCCTGGACCTCGACGGCGAGAAGTCCGCCAAGGTGGCCGCCGACATCGGCAACGAATTCAACGTTCCCGCGTTCGGCCACGAGATCGACGTCGCCAGCGAGGATTCCGTCAACGCCGCCTACCGGGCCGTGGCGGCCGAAGTCTGTTCCGGCCACCTTCCCCCGGTTGGAGCCCTGGCCAACATCGCCGGCATCACCTCGCCGGTGCCGTTCCTGGAGACCACGCTGGAGCTGTGGAACAAGGTCATGGCGGTGAACTCCACGGGCACGTACCTCGTCACCAAGGCTTTCCTGCCGGACATGATCGCCAGCGGCTGGGGCCGGATCGTCAACATGTCCTCCGTCTCGGCCCAGCGCGGCGGCGGCGTCTTCGGCAAGGTCCCGTACTCCGCGGCGAAGGCCGCCATCCTCGGCTTCACCAAGGCGCTTGCCCGTGAAATCGGCAGCACCGGCGTGACCGTCAACGCCATCACACCCGGCGCGGTGGACACCAACATCCGGGTGGGAAGCACGGATGAGCAGGAAGCCGCCATCAACGCTGGAATTCCCGTGGGCCGGAACGCCAGCACCGAGGAAATAGCGGCCGTCATCACCTTCCTGTCCTCCGAGGAATCCGCGTACCTCACCGGAACCACCATCGACATCAACGGCGGAAGCCACATCCACTAG